The sequence GCAGGCTACGACCTGATCTGCGATGGAACCGACAATTTCGAAGCGCGCTTCCTCATCAACGACATGGCCATTCTCACCGGCACGCCATGGATCTACGCCGGGGCCATCGGCGCCGAAGGCGTGGTGTGGCCGATCTGCCCGCCCCGCACGCCCTGCCTGCGCTGCCTCATCGAAGAGCCGCCGGCCTTCGGCGACGTGGATACCTGCGACACCGCGGGCGTGCTGGGTCCCGCCGTGGGAGTGATCGCCTCCTGGGCCTCCCTGGAAGCCCTGAAAATCCTCACCGGCAAGGAACCTTCAGCCGAATTGGCGCGGTTCAATTTCTGGGATGGCGAGCGCCAGTTCCTGCGTCCGCCCCGGACCCGCTGCCGCTACTGCACCGAAAAGACCACTGAATTCCTGGACGCCCGCTGGACCCTGAAAGCCTCGGCGCTCTGCGGCCTGGAAGGCGTGCAGATCCGCGTGAATCCCCCGGGCGACCTGGACCTGGCCGCCCTGCAGCCCCGATTGGAGGCCCGCGGCGGGCGGTGGAAACGCAGCGCCCTGGCGCTGAAAGGCCGGGAGGGCGATTGGGACATCACCCTTTTCCGCGATGGCCGCGCCTTGATCCACGGCCCCGCGACCCCCGAACGGGCGAGGGGCTGGTACACCGAAGCGGTGGGATGCTGATGCGGGCGCTGATCGCCTCCCGCAATCCCGGCAAGCTGCGTGAATTGGCGGGGCTGCTGCCGGGCATCGAGCTGATCCCGTGGCCGGTGGATGCGCCGGAAATACCCGAGGACGGCGCTTTCTTCCGCGACAATGCAGGCCAAAAAGCGGCCTTCGCCCGGGCCTGGTGGCGGAGCCACGGCGTGGAAGACGTCGACGCCGTGCTCGCGGATGATTCGGGGCTATGCGTGGATGCGCTCTGGGGCGGTCCCGGCGTGCTTTCCGCGCGCTTCGCGGGCGGCCTTCCGAATGACGAGAAGAACCGCGCGCTGCTCCGGATGCTGCCGGCGGGCGCCGGCAGGACCTCCCGCTTCGTGTGCGTCCTGGCCCTGGCGCCGGTGCCGGAAGCCGAGCTGCTTTTTTTCGAGGCCTGCGTCGAGGGCTCCCTGGCGATGGAACCGCGCGGGCAGCGGGGTTTCGGCTACGATCCCATCTTCATTCCCTCAGGATTCGACCGCACCTTCGGGGAGCTGCCGGACGAGGTGAAGGCCCGCCTCAGCCATCGGTCAAAGGCGGCCCTGGCTCTGCGGGAAGCTCTGGCAGCGGGGCGCTGAACCCGCCCTCTCGGAGCGCGATGGCCCGCTGGTAGGCGAGCAGCACCGCGGTGCGCACCCGCAGGTAGCTGCTGTCGGTGACCTTGGAATTGAAGCTCAGGGTGGACACCACGTACCACCCTCCGGCGGGCAGTTGCTGCGGGGCGCTGATCTGGATCTTGGGCGGCAGGATCGCCGAGGAGCTGCCCTCCCGCAGGTCCAGGGAAATTTTGTCAGACCAGGCTTGGAGCGGCCCCAGCAGCAGGGCCGCAGCCTCTTCGGTCTCGGCGGTGACCCGCCCGTAGAGCGTGAAAAAGAGCCGCATCTGGGGCGGCTCGATATTCGAGTTCAGGAAGCCCGCCATGCTGGCGATCTGCTGGAAATCCTTCTGCAGCGCGAGCAGCTTGGGACTGGGTTGAAGAGGTTGCCGGGTCGCCATCCCTTCTAGAGTGTCACGAAGGGCCAGATGATTCGCCAACAAAGCGGCGCCGTGCCCGGCCATGATGGTCTGGTGATTTCCCTTTTCCTGATGAGGCACGGCCCCACGGAGGCATCCAGCCTTGGCGCGCCGCTGGGCCGGCTGGACCTCCCCGTGAGCGAGGCCGGGCTCCAGGCCTGGCCCGCCATCAAGCAGGAACTGCTGGCCTCGGGCATCCAGCGGGTGCTCACCTCAGACCTGGCGCGGGCAAGGGTCCACGCGCTGGATCTGGGCCTTCCGACCCTGGTGCTGCCCGATCTCGGCGAACAGGATTTCGGTTCCTGGGAGGGCATCCCCTGGCACGAGATCAAAGGCTCGGAACCCTTCTTCGCCAATCCGGTGATGGGCACGCCGCCCGGGGGCGAAAGCTTCGCCCACTGCGCCAGCCGCGCCCTGCTGGCCTTCCAGGGGGTCATCGAGGGCGAGGCGCCCACGCTGGTCTTCGCCCACGGAGGGCCCTTGAGGGCGATCCTTTCACATTTCATGGGGCTGCCCCTGGAGCGAGCCCTGGACCTGGCCTGGCAGCCCTTCGGCATCTCGAAATTGGAGATCCATGGCTCCAACCGCGCGGTGCTGCGGTACCACAACCGCGCCATGCCCACCGGGGCGCACCGGCACCCATGAGCATTGATCGCAGGCTTGCGGAAAAGCCCCGATCCTGAAACCCTGGTTCCGACAACGTGTGCTGGATGCACGGGAAGCCGGTTAGATTCCGGCGCTGCCCCGCAACGGTATGCACCCCGCGATACAAATCATTTCGCGGGAGGCCCGGCCCGGAGGCGATCTTCCGGGACCGGCTGGAGCCACTGGCGCGACGCGCTGGGAAGACTCCAGGGAGGTCGTGCGACCCCTGCCGTGTGCGAGCCCGGAGACCGATCCAGAACCAAGACCACCGCCGAGGGAGCGGAGGGATCGCGCCCACCCGGCGCAGCCCTCCCTTTCCTCCGCGATTCATGCGTGGAGGCGTGAATGAAGGCAACCCGAATCCTTTTCATCCTGGCTCTTGGAGCCAACCTATCGGCGGAGACAGTAGAACCCGCCGATCGTCCCAAACCCAAGGCCGACGCGGCCGCGACGGTGACCGTAACTGCGGAAGCCGCCCCGGTTGATCTGGCAAAAACTCCGAATCCAGTGAAAGTGCTGGATGGAGATGCCATCCGCCGCAGCGGCGCGCAGACCCTCGGGGATCTCCTGGCCCAGTTCTTCCCAGGCCAGATCCAGGCCTACGGAGGGCCAGGCACCGTCGCAAGCCTGTACCTGGGGGGCACGCGCGCGCGCGATGTCGTGGTGCTTCTGAACGGCATCCGCATCACCGATGCCTCCGGATTGAGCGCCGACTTCGGCACCATCGGCCTCGAAGGCATCGAGCGGGTGGAAATCCTGTCAGGGCCCGCCTCCACGCGCTACGGGAGCGACACCCACGGTGGCGTGGTGGCGCTCTACTCCGCGGGCCCGTCCACGCAGGGCCTAAGTGGCGAAGCCTTGTTGGGCCTCGGCACCCGAGGCGTGAAGCAGGGGCGGCTGAGTCCTGCTTTCGGGTGGGGCAACGGTTGGGTGCGGCTGGACCTGCGCACGGCCGGCGAGGAGCAGAGCACCGAAACCACGAGCCCCTTCCGCAGCAGCGGGGCCGCATTGAACTTCGGCCAGCAGGTTGGTTCAGAGGGCCTGGCGACCCTCACCTACCGCAACCATTCCCAGGGAACGCCACTTCCTTACGATGCTGATTATCCGCTTCCGAATTATGAATTCACGAAGGTCTACAGCCCGGACCGGGAATCCACCCTGCGCAATGAACAGCTCATCGGAAGCTACCGGCAGAATGTCGGCGATGCACTGCTGGCGGAATTCAGCGTGGGCCAGAGCCTGCAAGACCGCGTGGAACCTGGATATGGAGCCTACCCGGACCGCTACCACAGCCAGCGCAACCAGGGAGTCGCGATGCTTTCGTGGACACCGTCCGCGGGTCTCCGATTAAGCGGGATGCTGGATGCCAATGATGAAGTCTCCACCAAGCCCAATGGCGACCGCGCCGAAGGAAGGCACTTCGCTCTGGGTTTGGAGAGCGCCTTCGACCTGACGCATTCCATCCGGATCGTGGCGAGTCTGCGGAACCAGAAGGATCGCATCGCCTATCGCTTCGATGATGGCAGCACGGTACCGGAGCGATCGAGCAGCGCCACCGTCGGCAAGCTGGGCATCAACTGGTCGGTGGCCCCGGACGCCCGGGTCTTCGCCTCCTTTGGAACCAGCTATAACACGCCGGATTTGTACCCTCTCACTTTCAACTTGAGCAAAGGATTCGGCGACCTGCAGAACGAAAAGAGCAGGACCCTCCAGGTGGGCGCCGCGGTTGAACATGGGCCTTGGTCCGCAAGGCTGGAAGCCTCACGCACAGCCTACGACACCGTGGTTTATTACGTCCCGCTTCCCTGGCCGAATAGCCACTATGAAAACGGGACCAACCTGAGAGTCCAGGGCATCGAGGGATCGGCGTCGTTCAGATCCGTCGGCTGGATGATCCAGGCTTTCGCCCGCAGCCAGGAAGCCCGCAACGTGAGCCAGCCGGAGGAAAAACAGCTCACCACCGGCGGCGCCATCGGACGCCCTTTCTTCACGGGTGGACTGCGTGGTTCGGCGGCTTTCGGCGACTGGGATCTGTTCGCTCGCTGGTCGTGGGTGGGGTCCAGCTACCAGTACTTCGACGACCTGGGTGGCGTGAGCGGCGCCCGCACGCACTTCAACGACCTGGGGCTGGGCGCCACCCGCAAACTGGCGCAACGGCTCAGCCTGGAAGCCCGCGCCGAGCACCTGCTGCAGCCACGGTGGACCAGGGAGGACTGGCTCGAAGGCCGCCGATTCCGTGAAAACGACGCCTACCTCGTCCCCACCTTCCCCGCGCCCGGCCCCACGCTCACCGTGGCCCTGCGCTACCGTTATTGAAATGCGCCTGCTTCGTCATTTGCTTTTCCTTGTCCTGGGCGCCGCGATGCTGGCGGCGCCCCCGAGGCGCGTGGTCAGCCAGACCGTGGGCACCGACGAGCTGCTGCTGGCCCTCGCGGATCCTCGACAGATCGCGGCCCTGAGCCATCTCGCGAAGGATCCGATCTTCAGTCCCGTGGCCAAGGAAGCCGCGAAATACCCCGTTCTCCGCACCAGCGACGCGGAAAGCATCCTGAGGTTCCATCCGGATCTGGTGCTTCTCGCGAGCTACACCCGCGCCGAGACCAAGGCCCTTTTACAACACGCGGGTGTGAAGCTGCTCGTCCTCGAAAAATTTGAGGGCCTGGAGGATCTCTATGCCAATGCGCGGGCCATCGGTACGGCTCTGGGTCACCCGGACCGCGCCGAGGCGGCGATCCGGGACTGGCAGCAGCGTGTGGCCGCGCTGCAGAAAAGGTTGCAAGGCGCCCGGCCGGTGCGGGTTCTGCCCGCCAGCACCTTTCCCTTCACGGCGGGTGCAGACACGACCTTCCAGGATGTCTGCGAGCACGCCGGCGCCCTGAACGTCGCCGCCGAAGCGGGCCTGAGGGGGCACCAGCCCACGCCCACGGAGAAACTGCTCACCTGGAACGCGGAAGTCCTGGTGGCCAGCGGCGAGGAGGGGGCCAGGGTCATCGCACGGCTGCGGGAACTGCCCTCCTACAAGTTCCTGCCCGCGATGAAAGCCGGCCGCGTGGTGCTGGTGTCAGGGCCGCGCATGGCCTCCACGGCCCAGGCGCGGCTCGATGCCTATGAGGAGCTCGCCCGCGCTCTGCATCCGGAGCGCTTCCAATGAAGCGGTCGAGGGCCCCCGCGTGGCTGTTGGCGATGCTGGCCCTGTTGGCGGCCGCAGCCTTCGTGGCATCCCTGGCGTTGGGCGAGGTGCGCCTGGCGCCATCCGAAGTCCTGGGTGTCTTGATGGGGCGTGGCAATGGCCTGGCCCGCACCGTGGTGCTGGATTTCCGCCTGCCGCGCGCCCTGGTGGGCATGGCGGTGGGTGCGGGACTCGCGGCCTCCGGCGTCCTGATGCAGTCCTTCTTCCGCAACCCCCTGGCCAGTCCGGGCCTACTGGGCGTGAGCACCGGCGGCGCGTTGGGAGCCGTGGCAGCGCTTGCCATGGGCTGGGCGTCGAACTCGGTTTTCGCCCTTCCAGCCGCCTCCATCGCTGGGGCTTTTCTCGCCACCTTCGCGGTCATGGCCCTCGCCAAACGCGAGGCCAGCGCCGAACATCTGCTGCTGGCGGGCGTGGCGCTCAATGCGCTCTTCGGCGCGGCCACGAGCTTCATCCTGAACCTCACCGCGGGGCAGTTCGAGGTCACGGGCCAGATCGTTTTCTGGATGCTGGGCGGCCTGGAAAACCGCACCTGGGCCCACGTCTGGATGGTGCTGCCGGGGACCGTGCTGGGCTGCTTGCTGCTGCTGCCCTATGGCCGCGCGCTGAACCTCCTCTCTCTGGGCGAGTTGGGGGCCCAGAGCCTGGGCGTGAATGTGCGGCGGCTCCAGTGGGAGATCATCGCGCTCTCGACGATCCTTACGGCCCTGGCCACGGCGGTGGGCGGCGTCATCGGCTTCGTGGGCCTGGTGGTGCCCCACGTCCTGCGCCTAGGGCTAGGCCCTGACCATCGCCGTCTGCTGCCGCTTTCCATGATCGGCGGCGCGGCCTTCGTATTGGCCTGCGATCTCATCACGCGCTTCCTGCCTGGCGAACTGCGCCTGGGTGTGGTGACGGCCCTGATCGGCGGACCGTTCTTCCTGTGGATGCTGCGGAGGGGCCCGACTCTCGGGTTCCGCAGGAAGCCCAGGAACGAGCCACTTGATGTGGCTCGTGATAGTGGTGGACCGGCATGATCCGCGCGGAAGGCATCACGCTGGGGGCGCGCCTTCGCGATGTGTCCTTGCACCTGCCCAAGGGAAGCCTCACCGCGGTGGTGGGTCCGAATGGCGCCGGCAAGTCCACGCTCTTGCTCGTGCTTGCGGGCCTGCTCAAGGCCGAGGGTTCCATCGCCTGGATGGGCGAGGATCTGAACCGCATCACCTTCCCCGAACGCGGCCGGCGGCTGGCCTGGGTGGGCCAGGATCTCCAGGCGGACTTCGCGTTTCCTGTGCGCGAGGTGGTGGCCCAGGGGCGCCACACCTTCGGGGACGATGGAGAATTCGTGGACGAGGCCATGCAGGCGCTGGACATCGCCCACCTTGCGGACCGGCCCGTGACGCGGCTCTCCGGGGGCGAGCGCCGCCGCGCCTTCCTGGCCCGCGCCCTGGCCACGGATGCGAAGATCCAGCTCTGGGACGAACCCACCGCCAACTTGGATGTGCGCCATGGCCTGGATGTGCTCCAGCTCGCCCGGAAGCTGCGGGACGAGGGCCGTGCGGTGCTCATCTCGCTGCACGACCTCCGCGCGGCGCTCTGCTTCGACCAGGTGCTGGTGCTGGACCAGGGCCGTCTGGCCGCCAGCGGCAAACCCGAAGCCATGCTCAGTCCGGAACTCATCCAACGGGTGTTTGGGGTCAGGGCATACATGGGCCAGGAGATGATCCTGGAATTGCCATGAGGAACATCGCTGTTTAGGGTGTGAAGCGTGGTCCTTCACCTTCTTGGGGGTGGCGTTGCCATGCGCTGCAGGTGGAGTTCGTGGAGGTAGACCTCCAAATTCGGGTATCCGGCAACTCCAAGTTTTGGCAAGGAAAGCGTGGTCGCCTGGCCATCGTCGGGGTTGTTCGGATTCAAGCCGTTGCTCTGCTCCCAGGCATCCGGCATTCCGTCCCCATCCGCGTCCGCGGGCGCGGCCGGAGGCACCGCCCAATCAAAGAGCAGGGCATCGTTGTATGGGTTCTGGTCCCGTGGCGCGGGGTCGAAGACGCCGGATTGGACCGGCTGCATCAACCGCCGGTCCATCCGGTCGCGGGGGAAGGCGCCGGCGTTCTGATGGATGTGGGCCCGCACCTGGTTCGAGGAGAGGTAGGCCGGAGCCGGGAAGGCGTGCCGGACGCTCCGGGCGAAGGCCGGGGGCAGTCCTGGGTCCGGGTAGGGAAGCTGTCCTGGATTGCCGAGGGTGGCCGGGTAGTCGTTGCAGCAATAGAGCAGCTGGTAGTCGCGCCGCGCGGGATAGAGGTTCAGCTGGTTGTCATTGAAAAAGGTGGCGGTGGCTCCACCGGGGGAATTCACAGGAAAACTCATCATTCCGAACGGGAATTCTGGCCGTGCGTAGGCGTAATTTCCGATCCAGTTCAAGGCGTAGTAGATGGGTTGGCCGGTGTCCGCCCCGCTGACCGTGGTCTGGTTCACGTCCACGTAGAAACCAGGATCCCAGAGCAGATTGTTGGACAGTTCCAGGCTCAGCACGCTGGCCCCGGCCTGGGGGCTCTCCCGGCTCAGCTCCGGCATCCGGCCCAGCAGGCGGTTCCAGACATTCCGGACGATCGTGATGCGGTCGAGCTGGAGGCCGGCAGAAGGCACGGAGTAGTTGAGGAGCATTCCGCCCAGGTTGGCGTGGCCTCCAAGGGTTTCCGCCAGGATGGAATCCTGGATGGTGATGTCATTGCACTGGGAGACCTGCACGCACTCGTCCTCGGCATTGGCCATGGAACAGTGGTCCACGATTCCGCGGCGGGTGGAGAGGATGCGCAGGGCGTCATCGTATCCGCCGTTGGCGGGTCGCATCCGCAGGTGCCTCAGGATCCAATTTTCCGCTTTGTGCGTGGCGGGGTTGGCGAGGCAGGCAGGGTCCCCATCGCAGTATGGATCTTCAGTGGTGTGGAACTGGCGGACGATGATGCCTCCAGGACTCGTATGGCCCGCGATGGTGACATCCCCCCGGGTGAGCTGGATATCGCCGTCGATGAGGCCGCTGACCTTGAACAGGATGTAGCGGGAGCCGGCCTGATTGCAGGCCCATTGGAGCGAACCCTCCGTCGTCCCGTGTGGATCATGGGCCAGGGTGGTCACGTAGATCACGCGCCCTCCCCGGCCGCCGGTGGCGGTTCCGCCGAATCCCTCCGCGCCGGGGAAGGCGGCGAGCATTGGAACGCTTCCCAGCACCGTGAAATTCATGGTGGTAGCCACGGTGCCGCCGGGCGTGGTGACGGCGATGGGGCCGCTGGTGGCGCCCACGGGTACGGTGGCCGTGATCTGGGCCGCTGTGTCAGCGGTGAAGGCGGCGCTGGTTCCGTTGAATGAGACAGCCGTGGCCCCGGTCAAGCCTGTTCCTGTGATCGTCACCGTGGCGCCCGCTAATCCCGAGGCCGGGCTGAACCCGGTGACGGTCGGAGGCGAGGGCAGCACCGTGAAGGTCGCGATGCTGGTGGCAGTGCCGCCCGGCGTCGTCACCGAGATGGCCCCGCTCGTGGCGCCCGCCGGAACCGTGGCGACGATCTGGACCGGCGTGTTGGACGCCACCGCCGCGGCCAGCCCGTTGAACCGCACCGATGCGCCGCCCAGATTCGCACCGCTGATGGCGACCGTCCCTCCCGGCGCAGCGGAGGTCGGGGCGAATCCGCTGATGGCCGGCGCGGGTGTCTGAACGGGGGGAACCGTGTCGCCTCCGCCACCGC comes from Holophagaceae bacterium and encodes:
- a CDS encoding ThiF family adenylyltransferase, giving the protein MSRYSKQRIFLGAEADALLRSKRVAIVGLGALGSVIAPWLARAGVGHLALIDRDIAERSNLQRQLLYTEDDLGRPKAEVAAAKLSRANPEIELRPLVADLTSGNARELLAGYDLICDGTDNFEARFLINDMAILTGTPWIYAGAIGAEGVVWPICPPRTPCLRCLIEEPPAFGDVDTCDTAGVLGPAVGVIASWASLEALKILTGKEPSAELARFNFWDGERQFLRPPRTRCRYCTEKTTEFLDARWTLKASALCGLEGVQIRVNPPGDLDLAALQPRLEARGGRWKRSALALKGREGDWDITLFRDGRALIHGPATPERARGWYTEAVGC
- a CDS encoding non-canonical purine NTP pyrophosphatase; translation: MRALIASRNPGKLRELAGLLPGIELIPWPVDAPEIPEDGAFFRDNAGQKAAFARAWWRSHGVEDVDAVLADDSGLCVDALWGGPGVLSARFAGGLPNDEKNRALLRMLPAGAGRTSRFVCVLALAPVPEAELLFFEACVEGSLAMEPRGQRGFGYDPIFIPSGFDRTFGELPDEVKARLSHRSKAALALREALAAGR
- a CDS encoding histidine phosphatase family protein, whose amino-acid sequence is MIRQQSGAVPGHDGLVISLFLMRHGPTEASSLGAPLGRLDLPVSEAGLQAWPAIKQELLASGIQRVLTSDLARARVHALDLGLPTLVLPDLGEQDFGSWEGIPWHEIKGSEPFFANPVMGTPPGGESFAHCASRALLAFQGVIEGEAPTLVFAHGGPLRAILSHFMGLPLERALDLAWQPFGISKLEIHGSNRAVLRYHNRAMPTGAHRHP
- a CDS encoding TonB-dependent receptor; this translates as MKATRILFILALGANLSAETVEPADRPKPKADAAATVTVTAEAAPVDLAKTPNPVKVLDGDAIRRSGAQTLGDLLAQFFPGQIQAYGGPGTVASLYLGGTRARDVVVLLNGIRITDASGLSADFGTIGLEGIERVEILSGPASTRYGSDTHGGVVALYSAGPSTQGLSGEALLGLGTRGVKQGRLSPAFGWGNGWVRLDLRTAGEEQSTETTSPFRSSGAALNFGQQVGSEGLATLTYRNHSQGTPLPYDADYPLPNYEFTKVYSPDRESTLRNEQLIGSYRQNVGDALLAEFSVGQSLQDRVEPGYGAYPDRYHSQRNQGVAMLSWTPSAGLRLSGMLDANDEVSTKPNGDRAEGRHFALGLESAFDLTHSIRIVASLRNQKDRIAYRFDDGSTVPERSSSATVGKLGINWSVAPDARVFASFGTSYNTPDLYPLTFNLSKGFGDLQNEKSRTLQVGAAVEHGPWSARLEASRTAYDTVVYYVPLPWPNSHYENGTNLRVQGIEGSASFRSVGWMIQAFARSQEARNVSQPEEKQLTTGGAIGRPFFTGGLRGSAAFGDWDLFARWSWVGSSYQYFDDLGGVSGARTHFNDLGLGATRKLAQRLSLEARAEHLLQPRWTREDWLEGRRFRENDAYLVPTFPAPGPTLTVALRYRY
- a CDS encoding ABC transporter substrate-binding protein, with amino-acid sequence MRLLRHLLFLVLGAAMLAAPPRRVVSQTVGTDELLLALADPRQIAALSHLAKDPIFSPVAKEAAKYPVLRTSDAESILRFHPDLVLLASYTRAETKALLQHAGVKLLVLEKFEGLEDLYANARAIGTALGHPDRAEAAIRDWQQRVAALQKRLQGARPVRVLPASTFPFTAGADTTFQDVCEHAGALNVAAEAGLRGHQPTPTEKLLTWNAEVLVASGEEGARVIARLRELPSYKFLPAMKAGRVVLVSGPRMASTAQARLDAYEELARALHPERFQ
- a CDS encoding iron ABC transporter permease, translating into MKRSRAPAWLLAMLALLAAAAFVASLALGEVRLAPSEVLGVLMGRGNGLARTVVLDFRLPRALVGMAVGAGLAASGVLMQSFFRNPLASPGLLGVSTGGALGAVAALAMGWASNSVFALPAASIAGAFLATFAVMALAKREASAEHLLLAGVALNALFGAATSFILNLTAGQFEVTGQIVFWMLGGLENRTWAHVWMVLPGTVLGCLLLLPYGRALNLLSLGELGAQSLGVNVRRLQWEIIALSTILTALATAVGGVIGFVGLVVPHVLRLGLGPDHRRLLPLSMIGGAAFVLACDLITRFLPGELRLGVVTALIGGPFFLWMLRRGPTLGFRRKPRNEPLDVARDSGGPA
- a CDS encoding ABC transporter ATP-binding protein: MIRAEGITLGARLRDVSLHLPKGSLTAVVGPNGAGKSTLLLVLAGLLKAEGSIAWMGEDLNRITFPERGRRLAWVGQDLQADFAFPVREVVAQGRHTFGDDGEFVDEAMQALDIAHLADRPVTRLSGGERRRAFLARALATDAKIQLWDEPTANLDVRHGLDVLQLARKLRDEGRAVLISLHDLRAALCFDQVLVLDQGRLAASGKPEAMLSPELIQRVFGVRAYMGQEMILELP
- a CDS encoding IPT/TIG domain-containing protein, with product MRQINCFRAFLTGCIGLGLALGLSCSGGGGDTVPPVQTPAPAISGFAPTSAAPGGTVAISGANLGGASVRFNGLAAAVASNTPVQIVATVPAGATSGAISVTTPGGTATSIATFTVLPSPPTVTGFSPASGLAGATVTITGTGLTGATAVSFNGTSAAFTADTAAQITATVPVGATSGPIAVTTPGGTVATTMNFTVLGSVPMLAAFPGAEGFGGTATGGRGGRVIYVTTLAHDPHGTTEGSLQWACNQAGSRYILFKVSGLIDGDIQLTRGDVTIAGHTSPGGIIVRQFHTTEDPYCDGDPACLANPATHKAENWILRHLRMRPANGGYDDALRILSTRRGIVDHCSMANAEDECVQVSQCNDITIQDSILAETLGGHANLGGMLLNYSVPSAGLQLDRITIVRNVWNRLLGRMPELSRESPQAGASVLSLELSNNLLWDPGFYVDVNQTTVSGADTGQPIYYALNWIGNYAYARPEFPFGMMSFPVNSPGGATATFFNDNQLNLYPARRDYQLLYCCNDYPATLGNPGQLPYPDPGLPPAFARSVRHAFPAPAYLSSNQVRAHIHQNAGAFPRDRMDRRLMQPVQSGVFDPAPRDQNPYNDALLFDWAVPPAAPADADGDGMPDAWEQSNGLNPNNPDDGQATTLSLPKLGVAGYPNLEVYLHELHLQRMATPPPRR